A single window of Mugil cephalus isolate CIBA_MC_2020 chromosome 1, CIBA_Mcephalus_1.1, whole genome shotgun sequence DNA harbors:
- the LOC125019062 gene encoding GTPase IMAP family member 9-like — protein sequence MDAPDELRIVLLGKVGTGKSSLANTIFGKNAFKVNHFDSQAGICQAESESINGRSLTLVDAPGFFEAGRSEQEVKCEIRRCITECTPGPHAFLIVLKVEKFTAQEKGVVTKIHELLSAEAFKYSAIVFTHGDQLSEGMTIEAFIRNSKPLKDLVDQCGGRCYVVDNKYWKNAQQDEYRNNQYQVEQLLRSIEEMVKEKKGGCYTTEMLDEWEGQQEKSIKQSLVYFKSLFKRLRTCTTKQYFVRLSIAVIMAGLLRLLHKS from the exons ATGGATG CACCAGACGAACTGAGGATTGTTCTACTGGGTAAAGTTGGAACTGGGAAGAGCAGCCTTGCTAACACCATATTTGGAAAGAATGCGTTCAAAGTGAATCACTTTGACTCTCAAGCAGGTATTTGTCAAGCAGAGTCTGAATCCATCAATGGTAGAAGCCTCACTCTGGTCGACGCTCCTGGTTTCTTTGAAGCAGGAAGGTCTGAGCAGGAAGTGAAATGCGAGATACGAAGGTGTATCACAGAGTGCACACCTGGGCCTCATGCTTTTCTCATCGTGCTTAAAGTGGAAAAATTCACGGCGCAAGAGAAAGGGGTCGTTACGAAAATACATGAATTGCTTTCTGCAGAGGCTTTCAAATATTCTGCGATTGTTTTCACACACGGCGACCAGTTATCTGAAGGAATGACTATAGAGGCATTCATCAGAAACAGTAAGCCTCTGAAAGATCTGGTGGATCAGTGTGGTGGTCGCTGCTACGTTGTTGAtaataaatactggaaaaacGCCCAGCAAGATGAATACAGGAACAACCAGTACCAGGTGGAACAGCTGCTCAGGTCAATAGAGGAGAtggtgaaggaaaagaaaggaggctGCTACACCACTGAGATGCTGGATGAATGGGAGGGACAGCAGGAAAAGAGCATTAAACAATCACTGGTCTATTTCAAAAGTCTATTTAAGCGTTTGAGAACAtgtacaacaaaacaatattttgtACGTCTtagcatagcagtgatcatgGCTGGACTGCTTAGGCTATTACACAAAtcgtga
- the LOC125018907 gene encoding GTPase IMAP family member 7-like encodes MEGSNETRIVLLGKTGSGKSSLGNLILGDQRLEVKSSPESETHGCQVTSAVINGKYIKVIDTPGFFDTNMSEEKLKREILKCMAECAPGPHAFLIVLEVGRYTDQEKEIIHKVLGYFSEEALQHAVVVFTHGDQLEEGKTIEDFTSRSKSLRDVVKKCGGRCHVVDNKYWNNNNHGDYKNNQFQVEQLLNTIERMKWQGYYSNEILDRVEREKRRTKGSIIDRLLSMFRTLTASEILQRFFGCVAGCFRRRRSSTSEDEHLLNDFETFSLDGKQGASSSFSQSRRRKP; translated from the exons atggAAG GATCAAATGAAACGAGGATTGTCCTTCTGGGTAAAACAGGCTCCGGGAAGAGCAGCCTTGGAAACCTCATTCTGGGAGATCAGCGCCTGGAGGTCAAATCATCTCCTGAGTCTGAAACACATGGATGTCAAGTAACATCTGCAGTAATCAATGGCAAGTACATCAAAGTGATTGATACTCCTGGATTCTTTGATACAAACATGTCTGAAGAGAAACTGAAGCGTGAGATACTGAAATGTATGGCAGAATGTGCTCCTGGACCTCACGCTTTTCTCATTGTGCTGGAAGTGGGCAGATACACAGACCAGGAGAAAGAAATAATCCACAAAGTACTGGGATATTTCTCAGAGGAAGCTCTCCAACATGCTGTAGTTGTCTTCACACATGGAGACCagctggaggaaggaaagacaATTGAGGACTTTACTTCTCGAAGTAAGAGTCTGCGTGATGTGGTGAAGAAGTGTGGAGGCAGGTGTCATGTTGTTGATAATAAAtactggaacaacaacaaccatgGTGACTACAAGAACAACCAGTTCCAGGTGGAACAGCTTCTCAACACCATAGAAAGAATGAAATGGCAAGGTTACTACAGCAATGAAATTTTGGAcagagtggagagagagaaaaggaggaccAAAGGAAGCATTATTGATAGACTTCTGTCTATGTTTCGTACCTTAACAGCATCTGAAATATTGCAGAGATTCTTTGGATGTGTTGCGGGATGTTTTCGAAGAAGGAGGTCTTCAACATCAGAGGACGAACATCTGCTAAATGATTTTGAAACTTTCAGTCTTGATGGGAAACAGGGGGCCAGCTCCTCTTTCTCACAAAGCAGACGACGCAAACCataa